A single window of Cydia strobilella chromosome 18, ilCydStro3.1, whole genome shotgun sequence DNA harbors:
- the LOC134749637 gene encoding uncharacterized protein LOC134749637: MQFSAVRPPAGNELLVSARGGWRERRRGSSGSMGGARSLALLLLAALLAAAGPVPDPPASPRTRAARASWEVSPSPPGVESVGVPLDALEGALDTPDALDAALGAEEAPAWRELWYASLEARRRQPVLNASREDVLAQLGSTAFLHCPVRHLGERGISWVRRRDWHIISSGLFMYTNDERFQVLHSEGSDDWTLQIKFVQKRDNGTYECQVSTAQGPLSRLVALHVLVPEAFILGADEHHVDAGSTISLVCIIEKSPVPPQYVFWYHNERMINYDASRGVAVATAPGARTQSSLTIRDAAPRHSGNYSCRAPNTEPAAIYVYVSEGSDKMAATLSRSRGARLRVTAGAALLPLLVAAATATATATATATAAATLATLATLGAGGRP; the protein is encoded by the exons ATGCAGTTTTCCGCCGTACGGCCGCCCGCCGGCAATG AGTTGTTAGTGTCGGCGCGCGGCGGGTGGCGGGAGCGGCGGCGCGGCAGTAGCGGCAGCATGGGCGGCGCACGTAGCCTGGCGCTGCTGCTGCTAGCAGCGCTACTGGCGGCCGCCGGTCCCGTGCCCGACCCGCCCGCATCGCCCCGGACAC GTGCCGCTCGCGCCAGCTGGGAGGTGTCGCCGAGTCCGCCGGGTGTGGAGAGCGTGGGTGTGCCGCTAGATGCGCTGGAGGGCGCGCTGGACACGCCGGACGCGCTGGACGCGGCGCTGGGCGCGGAGGAGGCGCCGGCGTGGCGCGAGCTATGGTACGCGTCGCTGGAGGCGCGACGCCGGCAGCCTGTGCTCAACGCCTCGCGCGAGGACGTACTGGCGCAGCTTGGCTCCACCGCCTTCCTGCACTGCCCCGTGAGGCACCTCGGCGAGCGTGGC ATCTCATGGGTGCGGAGACGAGACTGGCACATCATCAGCTCCGGCCTCTTCATGTATACGAATGACGAGCGCTTCCAG GTTTTACACAGCGAGGGTTCGGACGACTGGACGCTGCAGATCAAGTTCGTGCAGAAGCGCGACAACGGCACGTACGAGTGCCAGGTTTCCACCGCGCAGGGCCCGCTGTCGCGGCTGGTCGCCCTGCACGTGCTCGTGCCCGAGGCCTTTATCCTCGGCGCCGACGAGCATCACGTGGACGCCGGCTCCACCATCAGCCTCGTGTGCATCATAGAGAAG AGCCCAGTGCCGCCTCAATACGTGTTCTGGTACCACAACGAGCGCATGATCAACTACGACGCGTCGCGCGGCGTGGCGGTGGCGACGGCGCCGGGCGCGCGCACGCAGTCGTCGCTCACCATCCgcgacgccgcgccgcgccactCCGGCAACTACTCCTGCCGCGCGCCCAACACCGAGCCCGCCGCCATCTACGTCTACGTCTCCGAAGGCA GCGACAAGATGGCGGCGACGTTGTCGCGGTCGCGCGGCGCGCGGCTGCGGGTGACCGCGGGCGCCGCGCTGCTGCCGCTGCTGgtcgccgccgccaccgccaccgccaccgccaccgccaccgccaccgccgccgccacccTCGCCACCCTCGCCACCCTCGGCGCCGGCGGGCGCCCGTGA
- the LOC134749739 gene encoding uncharacterized protein LOC134749739 — MHVSSRKMNFRPTAYGISRTSEFRIPTNLNVHRSGVDWNNRIRPEEHACWVRWLNELKLLASLRIPRHYADAGAWTRCYDDSADGVSDPTIISTELHAFCDASSKAYAAVVYWRFVRSDGTLNVCFVASKSRVTSLRPVSIPRLELQGCLLSARLAATIQSEHKDIKPNKRYFWTDSNTALQWIRSDPRDYKPYVAHRLGEIDELTTASEWRYVPTALNVADVATREDAPPLQFDDVWFQGPRFLRERESEWPKDLKSSKQLEEAVCERKIINVVSSADCTSTLPVPNENNFSSWIRLIMTTARVLLFIKKCQRKCNRIDTGLVQSAEDLLIKKCQHDSFLAEIDCLKKNKPLSKDSRLLQLTPYLDDAGLLRVGGRIDKTVGVKESAKRPVILDGKHRITRLLVEHHHRRALHRAQELVVNELRQHYWILQLRPTVRAVAAHCLLCKYRRAMPQPQRMGDLPAARLQHNRRPFSFTGIDFFGPMEVTVGRGRQKRYGMLFTCLTVRAVHVEITESLTTDSTIMGLRRMIARRGTPTAIYCDNGTNLKGADLELKRSIAELDSDVLRRDGLVRGIEWKFIPPGAPEMGGAWERMVRTVKSSLRAVLKERAPRPETLSTLMAEVEVLVNSRPITYVSTDPSYPEALTPNHFLIGTSSNGPAFGRYDNEDLHLKRQWRIAQRLTDMFWARWLKEYLPTLLPRQKWTRERRSLHVGDYVILVEPNLDRGSWRHGIVSATHAGTDGRTRVVDVRTRTGILRRPVTRVALLAPEMARDD; from the exons ATGCACGTGAGCTCAAGGAAAATGAACTTTCGGCCGACCGCGTATGGTATCTCCCGCACTTCGGAATTCAGAATCCCAACAAACCTG aaCGTTCACCGCAGTGGCGTGGATTGGAACAACCGCATCCGACCGGAGGAGCATGCGTGCTGGGTAAGGTGGCTCAACGAGCTTAAACTACTAGCATCGCTGCGCATACCACGGCACTACGCTGACGCGGGAGCATGGACGCGATGCTATGACGATTCGGCGGATGGGGTGAGTGACCCCACCATTATAAGTACCGAATTGCATGCTTTTTGTGACGCCAGCAGTAAGGCATATGCCGCTGTTGTTTATTGGCGTTTTGTTCGCTCAGATGGGACTCTGAATGTATGTTTTGTGGCTAGTAAAAGCAGAGTGACCTCACTTCGTCCGGTATCCATACCGAGGTTGGAACTTCAAGGTTGTTTGCTCTCTGCTCGTCTTGCCGCCACAATACAGAGCGAGCACAAAGATATTAAGCCAAACAAAAGGTATTTTTGGACGGATTCAAATACCGCCCTCCAATGGATTCGCAGTGACCCAAGAGACTATAAACCATACGTCGCTCACCGCCTTGGTGAGATTGACGAGTTGACCACTGCGTCAGAGTGGCGTTACGTGCCCACGGCCTTAAACGTAGCCGATGTGGCCACTCGCGAGGATGCGCCACCTCTGCAGTTCGATGATGTATGGTTCCAGGGGCCTAGGTTCTTGCGTGAACGCGAAAGTGAGTGGCCCAAGGATCTTAAGAGTTCTAAGCAGCTCGAAGAGGCTGTTTGTGAACGTAAGATTATTAACGTCGTGTCCTCGGCCGACTGTACTAGCACGCTGCCGGTACctaacgaaaataatttttcgTCGTGGATTCGATTAATTATGACAACTGCAagggtattattatttataaaaaaatgtcaacgtaAATGTAATCGAATCGACACCGGGCTGGTGCAGTCGGCAGAGGACCTGTTGATTAAAAAATGTCAACATGATTCTTTTCTTGCAGAAATTGAttgtttaaagaaaaataagccGTTATCGAAAGATAGCCGGCTACTGCAGTTAACGCCTTATCTTGACGATGCGGGCCTACTACGGGTAGGAGGCCGTATCGACAAGACTGTGGGTGTCAAGGAGTCTGCGAAGAGGCCAGTGATTCTTGATGGCAAGCATCGAATCACCAGACTGCTCGTAGAACACCACCACAGGCGAGCACTGCACCGAGCTCAAGAACTAGTAGTTAATGAGTTAAGGCAACACTATTGGATTTTGCAACTGCGACCAACTGTACGCGCAGTCGCAGCTCATTGTCTCTTGTGCAAATATCGCCGCGCCATGCCGCAGCCGCAGCGCATGGGTGACCTGCCAGCTGCCCGGCTGCAGCACAACCGTCGTCCGTTTTCGTTCACCGGAATTGACTTTTTTGGCCCAATGGAGGTCACCGTCGGTCGTGGTAGGCAAAAACGCTATGGTATGTTATTTACATGCCTGACAGTTCGAGCCGTTCATGTCGAAATAACGGAAAGCCTTACAACTGACTCGACCATAATGGGTTTGAGACGGATGATAGCCCGTAGAGGTACCCCTACCGCGATATACTGCGATAATGGGACAAATCTTAAAGGCGCCGATTTAGAATTGAAACGCAGTATCGCTGAACTAGACAGCGATGTGCTGCGCCGTGATGGACTCGTGAGAGGAATCGAGTGGAAGTTTATTCCTCCAGGCGCTCCAGAGATGGGAGGCGCATGGGAGCGTATGGTGCGCACTGTAAAATCATCCCTGCGAGCTGTACTCAAGGAACGCGCACCACGCCCAGAGACGCTCTCAACATTGATGGCTGAGGTTGAGGTCTTGGTCAACAGTCGTCCAATAACGTACGTATCGACGGACCCTTCTTATCCAGAAGCTCTGACGCCTAATCATTTTTTGATTGGCACGTCATCAAATGGACCAGCTTTTGGTAGGTACGACAACGAGGACCTCCACCTAAAACGTCAGTGGCGGATAGCGCAACGTCTCACTGATATGTTCTGGGCACGTTGGCTTAAGGAGTATTTGCCTACACTTCTTCCACGACAGAAGTGGACGCGCGAAAGGCGTTCCTTACACGTAGGAGATTACGTAATCCTAGTCGAACCTAACTTAGATCGTGGATCATGGCGGCACGGAATAGTGAGTGCGACACACGCCGGTACTGATGGACGTACTCGCGTGGTCGATGTCCGCACGCGCACCGGTATTTTACGCCGTCCCGTCACACGCGTCGCCTTACTTGCACCAGAGATGGCTCGTGATGACTAG